The genomic interval ATCGCCAACCAGGAGCAGGAGGCCGCCCGCAACCGCGACATCGAGACGATGACGGGCGAGCTCGAGCTGCAGGCCGTGCGCGACGCCGCCCTCGCGACGATCGAGGACGGCGCCGAGGGATCGGACGCCCCTGCGACGGGAGGTGAGGCCCGATGACCGCCCCCGTCTCCGAGGAGCAGCTCGAGCAGCAGACCCTCACGGCCGAGGAGAATCGTCTCGCCCGTCAGCGCTCGCTGCGCCTGCTCGGCGAGCTGCTGCGTCCGGTGCGCGCGAAGTTCGTGCTCATGTCCGTCATGGTGGTCGTCGCGCAGCTCGCGGTCGTCGCCGGCCCCGCGATCATCGCGTGGGGCATCGACCACGCCCTGCCCGCCCTGCTCGCGGGCGACGGCACCCCGGTGCTGCTCGCGACGGCCGCCCACATCGCGGCGGCGCTCGCGGGCGGGTTCCTGACCTTCGGCTACGTGCGCCAGTCCACCGTGATCGGCCAGCAGATGCTCCTCGCGCTGCGTCGGCGCGTGTTCCGCGAGACCCAGCGCCTGGACCTCGAGTTCCACGAGCGCTACACGTCCGGCCGCATCGTCTCGCGCCAGACCTCCGACATGGAGGCGCTGCGCGAGCTGCTCGAGGGCGGCGTCGACGTCATGGTCGGCTCGAGCCTGTCGATGGTGTTCACGATCGTGCTGATCGTCGGCATGGACCCCGTGACCGGTCTGGTCATGCTCGTCATGCTCGTGCCGGGCCTGTTCCTGACGGTCTGGTTCCAGCGGCGCTCGCGCGAGGCCTACCGGGCGATCCGGACCCACTCGGCCCGCCTGATCGTGCACTTCGTCGAGGCGATGAACGGGATCCGCGCCGTCAAGGCGTTCCGCAAGGAGCCCCGCAACCTGCGCGAGTACGACACCCTGGCCCAGGACTACCGGGACGCCTCGCTCAAGTCCATCCTCATCTTCGGCATCTACCAGCCCGCGCTGCGGGTGCTCGCCAACACGACCATCGCGGCGGTGCTCGTGGTCGGCGGCTTCCGGGTGCTGCAGGGGGATCTGCAGGTGGGCGTGCTGGTGGCCCTCGTGCTGTACTCGCGGCGGTTCTTCCAGCCCATCGACGACATCGCGAACTTCTACAACTCGTTCCAGAGCGCCGTCGCGGCGCTCGAGAAGATCGCCGCGCTGCTGGCCGAGGTGCCTGCGATCCGCGATCCGGAGAAGCCCGTGCGCCTCGAGCGCGCCCGCGGGCAGGTGGACCTGGTCGACGCGTCGTTCCGGTACACGGCCGAGGGTCCTCTCGTGCTGCAGCCGACGGACCTCGCGATCCCGGCGGGCCAGACCGTCGCGCTCGTCGGCCAGACCGGTGCGGGCAAGTCCACGATCGCCAAGCTGGTCTCGCGCTTCTACGACCCCACCGAGGGGCGGGTCGAGCTCGACGAGGTGGATCTGCGCGATCTGACGTCGAGCGACCTCACGCGCAACATCGTGATGGTCACCCAGGAGGCGTACCTGTTCTCCGGGACCGTGGCCGACAACATCGAGCTGGGGCGCCCCGGCGCCTCGCGCGAGGAGATCGAGGCGGCGGCCGATGCGATCGGCGCGGGCGCGTTCATCCGCGAGCTGCCCGACGGCTTCGACACCGACGTCAACAAGCGCGGCGGTCGCGTGAGCGCGGGCCAGCGCCAGCTCATCTCGTTCGCGCGCGCCTTCCTCGCGGATCCGGCGGTGCTGATCCTCGATGAGGCCACGAGCTCGCTCGACATCCCGTCCGAGCGCCAGGTGCAGGAGGGGCTCACCCATCTGCTCGGGCGCCGCACGGCCGTCATCATCGCCCACCGCCTGACCACCGTGATGATCGCCGACCGTGTGCTCGTGGTGCACGACGGACGGGTCGTCGAGGACGGCTCCCCCGCCGAGCTCGTCGCCTCCGGCGGCCGCTTCGCGGCGCTCTACCAGGCCTGGCAGGACTCGCTGTAGAGGACGGCGGCGGGCCGGGCTGCCGGGAATCGGGGAACAGTCCGGACCATGCGGACGGTCGCACCTCGGATGTCGGCTCACGTGGCAGGAGCCGCTCGTGCGACTGGTGAGCCGGCGTTCGGCGGCCATTTCCGGTGACGTGCTCGCGGTCGGCGAGGTCGCTGTCGTCGACCGGATCGGCGTTCACCCAGAAGGTCGTGCGGCTCGGCCCCGTCGCCGCGCGCGTGCATGGGCTCGAGCAGGGTGCCCGTATCCATCGAGCCGCTGGCCGACCCGTTCCCGGCCGACGCTCATGCGGCGTTCAGTATCCTGGTCATGCGTCATCCCCGGTCCGGGCCGCACGGCACGAGGGGTCCGTCGGCGCGAAGCGGAGGGCATCGGCGTCACGGATCCATGACGTCGGGCGCCGCCGCCCGCGTCGCCCGCGCCCGCCGATGGCGCGGCACGGAGCTCCGGACGCCCTGCACGGGCCGGCGGCGACGCGCACCAGGACGCCGACCGAAGGAGCATCCATGCTGACCATCGCACTCGTGGTCGGCATGCTCGCCATCACGGTCGCGTGCGTCGCCCTCGGCGAGCGGCTGCACCTGCCCTACCCGATCCTCATGCTCGTGGTCTCGGCAGGCATCGCCTTCATCCCCGGCATGCCGCACCTGACCGTCGCGAGCGAGGTGATCCTCCCGCTCTTCCTGCCGCCGCTCCTGTTCGCGACCGCCCAGCACACGAGCTGGGCCGTGTTCCGCGCCCGATGGCGCACGCTCGTGGTCCTCGCGCTCGGCCTCACCGCCGTCACCGCCTTCGTGGCCGCCGGCGCCGTGTGGGCGCTCGTGCCGGGCATCGGCGTGCCCCTCGCGCTCATGCTCGGGGCGATCGTGGCCCCGCCGGACCCGATCGCGGTCGAGGCGGTGGCCGGCCCTGCGCGCATGCCGCGGCGCCTGCTCACCGCGCTGCAGACCGAGGGCCTGTTCAACGACGCGATCGCCATCGTGCTGTTCCAGGCCGCGCTCGGCGCCGTCACCCGCGGCGAGCAGCTGGGGCCGATGATCGGCGTGCGCTTCGTGATCGGCGCCGTGCTCGCCGTGGGCGTCGGCTTCGCGATCGGCTGGCTGTTCCGCATGGCCGACCGGCAGGTCACGTCGCTCGCGGCGCGGACCGCCCTGGGCATCGTCGCCCCCTTCGCCGCGTACATGCTCGCCGAAGAGATCCACGCCTCGGGTGTCATCGCGGTCGTCGTCACGGCGCTCGAGACGCGTCGCAACTCCCGTCCCGAGGACGGTGAGCTGCGCATCACCCGCACCTCCTTCTGGAACGTCGCGAACCTGCTCGTGACGGGCCTCGCGTTCGGACTCATCGGCGCCGAGCTGCGCGACGTCATCACCGACAACACCGACCTCCTGCACCTCACGGGCATCGGGCTCGCGGTCGCGGCCGTCACGATCGCGGTGCGGCTGCTGGCGATGGTGGTGCTGCACGTCGCGACGCGCGGGAGCATGAACCGCGCGCCGGTGGACTGGCGCGAGACCATCGTGCTGACCTGGTGCGGGATGCGCGGCCTCGCGACGCTGGCCCTCGCCCTCGCCATCCCCGCGAGCGTGCCGCCCGAGCACCGCACGATGATGGTGGTCGTCGCGTGCACCGTGCTCGTGGTGACGCTCGTGCCGACGGGGGCGCTCCTGCCGTGGCTGCTGCGGGTCCTGCACCTGCAGGACGACGGCCGGGCCACCCGGGAGGCGGTCGCCGAGCTCTCCCAGCGCGCGCAGGCCTCGGCGCTGACGGCCCTCAAGGAGCGCCTGCCCGAGCTGCACCTGCCCGATGAGCAGAAGCGCGCTCTGGTCAAGCGGCTCAAGCACCTGGGCCGCGACCTCGCGCCGTTCTCGACGCTCACGGGGGCGATCCCCACGGTCACCGGCGGCGCGTCGACCGAGAACATGCCGCTGCCCGAGGTGGACCCCGAGGAGGAGCGGATGCGGCGCCAGCGCATGCGCGCGGCGCGCGATCTCGCCGTCGCGGCGCAGACCGTGGCCCTCGACGCCGCCCGTGCCGAGGTGCTCGCCGCGCGCAGCGAGGTCGGGATCGATCCCGCGGCCGCGGACCTCGTGCTGCGGCGCCTGGACACGCGCATGATGGCGGCGCCGCCGCGACTCAAGGCCAAGCACGCCACCAAGGCCACGCCCCGAGCGCGCGGCGGTGCCGAGGGCGCGGACCGGCACTGAGCCCGGCGGCGAGCAGCACGGGGCAGGAGCCGGGCTGGGGTCCCGGGGGTCGCGGGGAACCTGTCGGACACGGCGGGAAACCGCGTGCCGGGCGCCCGGCTCAGCGGTCCGAGGCGGCGGTGCCCGTGCCCTCGAGCTGCAGCACGGGCACGTCCACGGGGCAGAAGCCGAACACCTGGCCGTAGAAGGACAGCGACGCCTCCGTCGCCCGGATGATCGACTTCGCCTTGCGGAAGCCGTGCTGCTCGCCGGGGAAGAGGATGTAGGCGTGCGGGATGCCCTTGGCGGCGAGCGCGTCGCGGAACATCTCGGACTGGCTGGGCGGCACGATCCGGTCCTCGTCGCCCTGCAGGAGCAGGACGGGGCAGTCGAGCTCGTCGACGTGGCTCAGCGGAGCGCGCTCGACGTACAGGTCGCGCCGCTCCGGGTAGGGGCCGACGAGCCCGTCGATGTAGCGGGACTCGAAGTCGTGGGTGTCCTTGACGAAGTTCTCGAGCTCGGCGACCCCGAAGCTCGAGACGCCCGCGCTGAAGGTGTCGGTGCGGGTCAGGCACGCCAGAGTGGTCCAGCCGCCGGCGCTGCCGCCCTCGATGCCCAGGCGCTGCGGGTCGGCGAGGCCGCGGGCCACGAGGTGCTCCATCACCGCGACCGTGTCCGCGACGTCGACGACACCCCACTGGCCCTTGAGGCGGTCGCGGTAGGCACGGCCGTAACCTGTCGAGCCGCCGTAGTTGATGTCGACGACGCCGAGCCCGCGCGAGGTGTAGTACGCGATGCCGAGCTGCAGGATCGCGGGTGCCTGGGACGTGGGGCCGCCGTGGACCTTGGCGATGACCGGGGGCTTCTCGTCGTCGGGACCCTCGATGCCCTCCTGATGCGGCGCGTAGTACACGGCGTGCACGACGCCGCCGTCCGGGAGCGGCACGTCGATCGGCTCGGGCGTGGGCAGCGCCGAAGGGTCCGGGGCGTCGCCGCGCGAGGAGCGCACGAGGCGCAGCGAGCCGAGGCGCGGGGAGTCGCCGACCGTCAGCTCGGCGAGCCAGATGCCGCGGAACGTCGTCGGCGAGGCGCCCAGGATCGCGAGGGTGCCGTCCGCGCGCATGCCGCCGACGTGCAGATCCGTCAGGGCAGTGCCGTCGGCGGGAGCGACCTCGAGCTCAGCGACGTCGCCGCTGGTCACGTCGAGGACACCGAGGTGGGTCGTGTCCGTGCCGTACTGCACGAGCAGGTGGTCGCGGTCGAGCACGCGGTAGCTCGAGGTGCCTAGCGTCCACATGGGGGTGGCCCACTCCTGCGCCGCGTGCCGGGAGCCGGCGGCCAGCAGCGGGCTCAGGCCGTCGGAGGCGCTCCACAGGTAGGGGTTCCACCAGCCGGAGGCGTCGGAGAGGAGGGCGAGGTGCTCGGTGTCGAGCCACTCGGGCTGCAGCACCGAGGTCGAGGTGTCGCCCGTGACGACCTCGTCGGCCTGGGCGGTGCCGTCGATCAGGTCGGCGACGTGCAGCTCGGTGCCGTCCCAGGGCATCTGCGGGTGCTCCCACGTGATCCAGGCAAGGCGGCCGCCGTCGGGGCTGAGGGCCGGCGCCGCGATGAACCGCGAGGCGGGAGTGACGCGGCGGATGGCCGAGAAGTCCTCGGCGGCTGAGCCGTCGAGCGGGACGGCGGCGAGGTAGCGCTCGATGTGCGGGACGCCGTCGGCATCCAGGTGCGGACCCTCGGGACCGCCCGTGTGGTCCTCGCAGATCCACCAGACCTCGGGGGTGCCGTCGGCCAGGGTCACGGGCGTGGGGCAGGCCCAGCGTAGCGATGGGCCGTGCGCGGTCTCGACCTCGGGACCCGACGGGGTGAGCGGGCGCGGCTCGGCGCCCTCGGTGAGGGCGTAGAGGCGCTGGTCGGCGAAGTTCACGAAGACCACGAGCGGGGCGGCATCGGCCTCCTGCTCGCCGGCCGCCGCAGTGGTGTGGGCGGGGCCGAGCACGGCCCACGAGGCACCGCCGTACTCGTGCACACGGGATCGGGCGTTCCACGGGGCCGGGAGCACGGTGACGGGTTCGCCGCCGTCCTCGGCACGGCCGGGGGTGCGCACGATGGCCTGGCGTCCGCCTTCGGCGGCGATGCCCTCGGTCCACCACAGCTGATCGCCGGCGAAGCGCGGGCCGCCCAGGGTGTTGCCGCCCGTGGCGAGCGATGCCGCGGAGATCGGGGAGGGCCAGGAACCGTACGGAAGCGTGGTGGTCATGGGGCCAGGGTAGGACGGATGGCCTGGGCGAGCATCGTTCGATGCGTTGTGCGCCGACGACGCTCGGGGCGATCGCTCACGGCCGATACCCTCGTCCGCATCCCCCCGATCGAGGAGCGACGATGGCGTCTTCCCCGCAGTTCGATGTGGCTGCATTCTCGAATGCCGCCCGCGCCTTATGGGCGAAGTCGGGTGACAAGGAGGCTCGCGGGACGGGTGACGATCCGTGGCTCGCCCTCCCCCAGCACATGCTCGACTCGGCAGGCGTCGCCGACTCCCTGTGGACGGAGTGGGCGCCGGTGTCCGTCCGACGTGCGATCACGGGTTCCGCGGGCGTGAGCGATGAGGACGCGCACACGCTCCTCACGTGGCTCGCGTGCGTGCATGACCTGGGGAAAGCGACTCTGTCGTTCCAGGCTCAGCTCGACGTGAAGCCGGAGTTCGCGCGCTTTCTCGATCGTGTCCGCCAGGCCGGCCTCTCGCCACGCATGGAGATGACCGAGCGCGGCATGGGCCGCTTCCCGCACGCCCTCGCCTCGGGTGTCATCGTGCAGCGCTGGCTCGCCTCCCAGCGAGTTCCGCCGCCGATCGGGCGAAGCCTCGCCGGAGTCGTCGACTCCCACCACGGCGTCCCCTCTCAGCCTGGGCTCCGGCCGCGTGCGCACGCCGTCCTCGAGGAGTACGCGCTCAAGAAGCCCGAATGGACGGCCGTGCATGACGAGCTCATGACCGTCGCAGCGGATGTCACCGGCATCCGTGACGTCCTTTCCCGCTTGACGACGCCGATCGGGGCATCCGCCCAGACCCTTCTGACGGGCCTCGTCATCATGGCGGACTGGATCGCGTCGAACACGGAGTTCTTCCCGCTCACCTCGGACGGCATGGCCGGCGATCGGCGCGATGCAGGGCTCAGAGCCGTCGATCTGACCTCCCCATGGACGCCATCTCCCCCGGCACCAGAACGCCTCGACGAGCATCTGCGGGACCGCTTCGACTGGCCCGGCGACTACAGGGCGCGCCCTGTGCAACGGGTCGTCGTCGACGCCTGCGCCGAACTCACGGGGCCCGGTCTCGTCATCATCGAAGCGCCCACCGGTGAGGGCAAGACCGAAGCCGCCCTCACGGCGGCAGAGATCCTCGCGTCCTCCTCTGGCGCGGGCGGCGTCATCGTCGCCACACCCACCATGGCGACGGCGGACGGGCTCTTCCGGCGCGTTCTGGACTGGTCCGTTCGAGCCGCCGGCACGGAGGCGCTCTCGATGTTCCTCGGCCACTCCAAGAGCGCGCTCAACACCGACTACCGGAACGTGAGGCTGCACGGCGTCGGCGGTGACAGCCCCTCGGAGGGCACGGTCATCGCCTCGCAGTGGATGTCGGGCCGCAAGAAGGGCATCCTCTCGAACGTCACCGTGGCGACCGTCGACCAGGTGCTGTTCATGGCCCTGCAGGCCAAGCATTCGATGCTCCGCCACCTCGGCCTGGCCGGCAAGGTGGTGGTCATCGATGAGGTCCATGCGTACGACGCCTACATGTCGGCCTACTTGCGAACCGCCCTGGCGTGGCTCGCCCGATACGGCGTGCCCGTCGTCCTGCTGAGCGCGACGCTCCCCGTCCAGCAGAAGCGTGACCTTATCGAGGCGTACCGGAGCCAGATCAGCGACGATGGTCTCGGCCTTCTGTCAGATGCATACCCCCTGGTCACCACGGTGAGCCGAGACGGCCTCCATGAGGCGCCCGTGGACTCGCGTCCGGCCGACCTCCACGCCTCCGTCGAGATCATCGACGACGGGCTGGAGGTCCTGGAGGAGCAGCTGTCGTCGGCGACCGGCGACGGCGGCTGCATTCTCGTCATCTGCAACACGGTGCGACGGGCACAGGCAGTGTTCGAGCGGCTACGAGAGACCTTCCCCGGTGAGGTCGAGCTCCACCACGCCGCGTTCATCGCCTCAGCACGAGCGCGAAAGGAAGAACGCCTCCGTGTTGCGCTGGGCCCGGACGCCCATCGGGGCGGGGACCGTCCCGAACGCCGCTTCATCGTCGCCACCCAGGTCGCCGAGCAGAGCCTCGACATCGATGTCGACCTCCTCGTCACCGACATCGCGCCGATGGACCTCCTGGTCCAGCGCATCGGGCGCCTGCATCGTCACGACCGGCCGGAGAGCGACCGGCCCGTCGCCCTGCGCTCGCCGCGGGTCCTGCTCCGGGGCATCGAGACCCTCGAGCCGCCGGTGTTCGATGCGGGGGCGCGAGCGGTCTACGGGCCGAAGCTCCTGCTCTCGACCCTCGCCGTCCTTCAAACCGATGTGCTCGAAGCCGGTTTCCGGCGCCCCGACGACATCGCGGGACTGGTCCAGGCCGCATACGGGGAGGAGCCGCCCGTCCCGTCAGCATGGACCGACGTCTGGGACGTCGCCTGCGCGGAGAGCGACGCGGCGCGAGCGGACGCCCAGTCACGATCCAGGACCTTCCGCATCCCGCTTCCCGGCGCCGCCCCCAACCTCGATGCCCTCTTCAGCATTCAGCAGGGCAACGTCGACACTGAAGACGGGGAGGCCAAGGGCCTCGCCCAGGTCCGCGACAGCGATCCTTCCGTCGAGGTCATTCCGATCCTGGTGACCGCGAACGGGTACCGGCCGCTCGACGCGTCCCCCGAGGCGGTCGAGCTCAATCCCGATCAGCCGCCTGCGGATATGGCCGCCCGCGACCTTGCCGCCGCGACCGTTCGCCTGCCGGCGCGCCTCACCCGCTACGCCGACATCTTCGACGAAGTCGTAGAGCAGCTGGAGCGCGCCACCCCTCTGGGCTGGCAGCAGTCCACCTGGCTCAAGGGCCAGCTCGCCCTGCCTCTGGACGCCGCACGGTCGATCGAGCTCGCCGGACGCACGCTCCAGTACGACGACGACCTCGGTCTCCGCGACACCACCCCCATGTCACTGTGAAGCCCGTCCGTCAGACCCCCTCGATACCGTCCCCATCACTCACCCCCCGAGGAGCGACATGACCACACCCCCCTCGTTCTCCCTGGTCACAGAGCCATGGATCCGCGCTCAGGCGCTCGACGGCGCCGATGTGCTCCTCTCGCTCCGCGAGGTCTTCGACGGCTCGCAGCCCGTGGCCGCCATCCGTGGCGAGACCCCGACCCAGGACTACGCCGTGCTGCGCGTTCTCTTGGCGATCTTCTGGCGAGCCCATCGTGCCGACGCTGCCGTGAGAGCCGGCGAGACCTTCGATCACGACATGTGGCGGGAGCACGCCTGGATGCTCGCCCAGGCCGACGCCCCTGACACCGCGGCGCTCGACTATCTCGACGCACACGCCGATCGGTTCGACCTGGTTCACCCCAGCACTCCGTTCATGCAGGTCGCGGATCTGCACACGACCAGCGGATCTCGCTCGAGCGTCGAGCGCATCATCCCGGAGGCCGAGTCGTCCTACTTCTCCATGCGGGCCGGCGCGGGACTGGCGAGCCTGTCCTGTCCCGAAGCTGCGCGCTGGCTCATCCACACCCAGGCCTACGACTACTCCGGCATCAAGTCAGGCGCCGCCGGAGACCCTCGGGTGAAGGGAGGAAAGGGCTATCCCATCGGTCCCGGCTGGACGGGGCTGACCGGGGGGACGACCATCCTCGGGGACACGCTGCGCGAGACGCTGGTCCTCAACACCCCGCTCGAGGCCCTCACCGCACCCGGGCACGACATGCCTGCCTGGGAGAGGGAACCGGACACGGCGGCCGAGCGACGGTCACCCGTCCCCACCGGTCCGGCGGACATCGTCACGTGGCAGTCCCGCAGGATCCGCCTCTTCACCGACGGTGATCGGGTGACTGGCGTGCTCGTGAGCAACGGCGACCGCGTGCCCGACGCGGGGGCGAATATCTTCGACGACCCCATGACTCCGTACCGGTTCAGCACGAACAAGTCCACAAAGGCCAAGGATGTCTTCTACCCGCGGCCCTACGAGACATCGCGCATGATGTGGCGTTCGCTCGAGCCGCTGCTCGCCCTCGACGGGGACATTCCGCTGGCTCGGGGCGTCAAGGCGGGCAAACGCCCGCGGACCCTCGATGAACTGGCCGGTCTCACTCCCGGCGTCGACACCAGTCTCGAGGTCATGAACATCCGTCTGACGTCAGCGTCCTACGGCCCGCAGGGCTCGTCGGCATCCACCACCATCGACGCCCGCATCGACATCCCTCGCACCTTGCTCCACCCGGAGTCGATCCTCGCACGCCGTGCCGTCCTCGACACGGCGAGCGCCACCCTCGCGGCCGCCCGCAAGCTGGGCGTCTTCGCCGGCCGGCTTCTCCGGGCAGCCGGCGGCGAGGACGCCTTCCAGGCCACACACACCGACGCGGTCCTGGCCGAGCTCGAACCGGACTTCCAGATCTGGCTCGCCCGGTTCGATCCACTGACGGCCGAGACGACATGCCGTCAGTGGCAGGACCACGTCGCCGACCGTCTTCGCGACCGCGCGCAGACGCTCCTCCGTGGCGCCGGCCCCAAAGCCCTGATCGGTCGGGAGGTCCAGGACGCCAACGGCCGCACCATCCTGCTCACCGCAGGCACGGCCTACGGCCAGCTGCTGCGCGACCTCCGCACCTCCCTCCCGTTGCTCTCACCCCTTCCCGAGAAGGCCACATCCGCCTCCGATCCCGCCGACACCCCCACCCAGGAGTTGACCGATGCCCTCTGACACGCTCCCCCCGGCCCCTTCCCCGGCACGCGCCGACCTCTACGGCGCCATCGCCGGCTCCGCCGCGACCCTCCAGGCGCAGTACCTCGGCTCACGCGGCCAGCGCCAGCAGGCCCACGCACGAGGTCAGCTCGCCGTCCTGCGCCGCAGCGCGGGCTTCACCCCCGAGCAACATCCGCTCGCGCTGCAGAGCGTGCTCGACTCCCTGCATCCGCTTCTCGAGGACGGGGAGCTCGGGACGGGAGACACCGCCTCCCGTTCGGAACGCGCCGCTTTCGACGCGATGTGCATGTTCGCCCTCCACATGCAGTCGGCGACGCGGCCCATGCACGTCTCGGGCCGCAGTTTCGGCTCCGCCATGGGCATGCTGCGGATCCGCAACGACAGCGGCTCGCTCAAGCCGCGGTTCGACGCGCTGCTCGCCGCGCGCAACGAGCGTGCTCGCCTCACCCATGCCCGCTCGCTGGTCACCCTCCTGCGGGGCGAACAGATCGGCCTGGACTACGGCCGCTTCGCCCAGGATCTGCGTACCCTCGCGAGCTCGGCTCGCGGCGGCGTGCTGCTGCGCTGGGGCCGGGACTTCGCCGTGATGCCCCGGCGAGAGCGGGAGCGGGATCAGACCTCAGAACCCACGAGCATCACCGCGACCACCACCCCCTGACCACCACTCTCACCCCACCCCCGGAAGGAAACCCATGTCCCTCGTTCTCGACATCCACGCCCTGCACTCCCTCCCCCCGAGCAACATCAACCGCGACGACACCGGCGCCCCCAAGAGCGCCGTGTTCGGCGGCTTCCCCCGTCAGCGGGTCTCCTCGCAGTCCTGGAAACGAGCCATTCGCCACGACTTCGAGCGCGCCCTCGGCGCCGATGCCGTCGGCTATCGCACCAAGCGCGTCGCGGACCTCGTCTCCGACAAGATCCAGGAGCTCACGAAGGCAGGCGGTGGCGAATGGGATCGTGATCGTGCCGACGCCGCGTCGAAGAGCCTGTTCGCCGCGGCGGGCATCAAGCTCACCGCACCCAAGGTGCGCGAGGGCGAGCAGCCGCGCGGCGAGGAGACCGGGTACCTGCTGTTCCTGAGCCCTCGGCAGATCGAGAACGCCGCCCGATTCCTCATCGGCTCCGAAGGTGCCAAGCCGGGCAAGAAGGATGCCAAAGAGCTGCTCAACTCGTCCCACAGCATCGATATCGCCATGTTCGGGCGCATGGTCGCCGATGCGCCCGACTACAACGTGGACGCGGCCGTACAGGTAGCCCATGCCATCGGCATCCATGAGTCCGAGCCGGAGTTCGACTACTACACGGCCGTGGACGACATCCTCGAGGACAAGGAAGAGACGGGCGCCGGCATGATCGGCACCACCCAGATGATGTCCTCGACGCTCTACCGCTTCGCCACCGTGGATCTGGACTCTCTCGCCGAGAATCTCGGCAACGCCGATGCCGCCGTCGAGGCGACGGTCGCCTTCGTGAAGTCCTTCATCACCTCCCTTCCCACCGGCAAGCAGAACAGCTTCGCCCATAACACCGTTCCGGAACTCGTGTACGTGGCCGTGCGCGACACCCGTTCCCTGTCTCTCGTCAATGCCTTCGAGGAGCCGGTGCGGGCGGACGACCGCGCTAGCCGCCGTCTGAAGGGCGCGCAGCGGCTCGCCGAGGAGGCCGCGCAGCTGCAGACGAGCTATGGGTTCGTCCCGACCGCGAGCTTCGTCATCGGACTCGGGGACCTCCCTGCCCCCTTCGCGGAGATCGCCACGACGACGACCCTGCCGGCTCTCGACGGTCAGGTCCGCGACGCGCTGCGCGGCGAGGTGCAGGCGTGACCAGCACCCTCCTGCTGCTCCTCAAGGGGCCGATGCAGTCCTGGGGCGATGCGAGCCGGTACCGGGACCGCGCCACCGGCGCGCACCCCACGAAGTCCGGTGTGCTGGGTCTGATCGCGGCGGCCGACGGACGGCGGCGCTCCGACGACATCGAGGACCTGGCGCGTCTGCGCTTCGCCGTGCGAGTGGACCAGCCCGGCTCGCTGCTCCGCGACTACCAGACGGCCGAGGACTGGCAGCGCGGCGGCGGGACGAGCCTCGTGAGCAGGTACTACCTCTCCGATGCGGTCTTCCTGGCTGCCGTGGAGACCGAAGACCGCAGCCTTCTCGAGTCGATCGCCGAAAAGCTCCGCTCCCCGCGGTTTCCCCTGTACCTCGGGCGCCGATCGTGCCCGGTAAGCCCCGATCTGGTCCAGGGCATCGTGGCGACCGATGCTGTCACCGCTCTGCGCGAGGCGCCATGGCATGCCTCACCGTCGCATCGCAGGACTCGCCCCACCACTCTGGAGCTCCCCCTCTTCCGCGACGGCATGCCGGGCGAGGAAGGAGAAGCACGACAGGACATCCCGCTCTCGTTCGACCAGGCGCACCGCCGCTACGGATGGC from Brachybacterium huguangmaarense carries:
- the casB gene encoding type I-E CRISPR-associated protein Cse2/CasB, whose amino-acid sequence is MPSDTLPPAPSPARADLYGAIAGSAATLQAQYLGSRGQRQQAHARGQLAVLRRSAGFTPEQHPLALQSVLDSLHPLLEDGELGTGDTASRSERAAFDAMCMFALHMQSATRPMHVSGRSFGSAMGMLRIRNDSGSLKPRFDALLAARNERARLTHARSLVTLLRGEQIGLDYGRFAQDLRTLASSARGGVLLRWGRDFAVMPRRERERDQTSEPTSITATTTP
- the cas7e gene encoding type I-E CRISPR-associated protein Cas7/Cse4/CasC; its protein translation is MSLVLDIHALHSLPPSNINRDDTGAPKSAVFGGFPRQRVSSQSWKRAIRHDFERALGADAVGYRTKRVADLVSDKIQELTKAGGGEWDRDRADAASKSLFAAAGIKLTAPKVREGEQPRGEETGYLLFLSPRQIENAARFLIGSEGAKPGKKDAKELLNSSHSIDIAMFGRMVADAPDYNVDAAVQVAHAIGIHESEPEFDYYTAVDDILEDKEETGAGMIGTTQMMSSTLYRFATVDLDSLAENLGNADAAVEATVAFVKSFITSLPTGKQNSFAHNTVPELVYVAVRDTRSLSLVNAFEEPVRADDRASRRLKGAQRLAEEAAQLQTSYGFVPTASFVIGLGDLPAPFAEIATTTTLPALDGQVRDALRGEVQA
- the cas3 gene encoding CRISPR-associated helicase Cas3', with product MASSPQFDVAAFSNAARALWAKSGDKEARGTGDDPWLALPQHMLDSAGVADSLWTEWAPVSVRRAITGSAGVSDEDAHTLLTWLACVHDLGKATLSFQAQLDVKPEFARFLDRVRQAGLSPRMEMTERGMGRFPHALASGVIVQRWLASQRVPPPIGRSLAGVVDSHHGVPSQPGLRPRAHAVLEEYALKKPEWTAVHDELMTVAADVTGIRDVLSRLTTPIGASAQTLLTGLVIMADWIASNTEFFPLTSDGMAGDRRDAGLRAVDLTSPWTPSPPAPERLDEHLRDRFDWPGDYRARPVQRVVVDACAELTGPGLVIIEAPTGEGKTEAALTAAEILASSSGAGGVIVATPTMATADGLFRRVLDWSVRAAGTEALSMFLGHSKSALNTDYRNVRLHGVGGDSPSEGTVIASQWMSGRKKGILSNVTVATVDQVLFMALQAKHSMLRHLGLAGKVVVIDEVHAYDAYMSAYLRTALAWLARYGVPVVLLSATLPVQQKRDLIEAYRSQISDDGLGLLSDAYPLVTTVSRDGLHEAPVDSRPADLHASVEIIDDGLEVLEEQLSSATGDGGCILVICNTVRRAQAVFERLRETFPGEVELHHAAFIASARARKEERLRVALGPDAHRGGDRPERRFIVATQVAEQSLDIDVDLLVTDIAPMDLLVQRIGRLHRHDRPESDRPVALRSPRVLLRGIETLEPPVFDAGARAVYGPKLLLSTLAVLQTDVLEAGFRRPDDIAGLVQAAYGEEPPVPSAWTDVWDVACAESDAARADAQSRSRTFRIPLPGAAPNLDALFSIQQGNVDTEDGEAKGLAQVRDSDPSVEVIPILVTANGYRPLDASPEAVELNPDQPPADMAARDLAAATVRLPARLTRYADIFDEVVEQLERATPLGWQQSTWLKGQLALPLDAARSIELAGRTLQYDDDLGLRDTTPMSL
- the casA gene encoding type I-E CRISPR-associated protein Cse1/CasA, whose protein sequence is MTTPPSFSLVTEPWIRAQALDGADVLLSLREVFDGSQPVAAIRGETPTQDYAVLRVLLAIFWRAHRADAAVRAGETFDHDMWREHAWMLAQADAPDTAALDYLDAHADRFDLVHPSTPFMQVADLHTTSGSRSSVERIIPEAESSYFSMRAGAGLASLSCPEAARWLIHTQAYDYSGIKSGAAGDPRVKGGKGYPIGPGWTGLTGGTTILGDTLRETLVLNTPLEALTAPGHDMPAWEREPDTAAERRSPVPTGPADIVTWQSRRIRLFTDGDRVTGVLVSNGDRVPDAGANIFDDPMTPYRFSTNKSTKAKDVFYPRPYETSRMMWRSLEPLLALDGDIPLARGVKAGKRPRTLDELAGLTPGVDTSLEVMNIRLTSASYGPQGSSASTTIDARIDIPRTLLHPESILARRAVLDTASATLAAARKLGVFAGRLLRAAGGEDAFQATHTDAVLAELEPDFQIWLARFDPLTAETTCRQWQDHVADRLRDRAQTLLRGAGPKALIGREVQDANGRTILLTAGTAYGQLLRDLRTSLPLLSPLPEKATSASDPADTPTQELTDAL